In Nitrospira sp., one genomic interval encodes:
- a CDS encoding DUF4149 domain-containing protein, whose protein sequence is MREGAASVRQGLIACVTLELLALGIWIGGLVVLVAAVIPAVFNTFGGQDTGGFFLTRAFEGYNRLILGTAAALTAGLLWRAWLVRQGQISNDVPRTEWLLLGAMLVIAGIITFVLHPQAAALQAQAFASKGEEARKAAFEAFFQLHKPMRILYILNVGLGIALLTVRVRSWIPVKE, encoded by the coding sequence TTGCGTGAAGGGGCGGCGAGCGTGCGGCAAGGGTTGATCGCCTGTGTCACGCTCGAATTATTGGCCTTGGGGATCTGGATCGGCGGCCTCGTGGTATTGGTAGCGGCCGTGATCCCCGCCGTGTTCAATACCTTCGGTGGACAGGATACCGGCGGGTTTTTCCTGACCCGCGCCTTCGAAGGCTACAACCGCCTGATCCTGGGAACAGCCGCCGCCTTGACCGCAGGCCTTCTCTGGCGGGCTTGGTTGGTGCGCCAAGGGCAGATATCGAACGACGTGCCCCGGACTGAATGGCTCCTATTGGGAGCGATGTTGGTCATTGCCGGAATCATTACCTTCGTCCTGCACCCCCAGGCGGCCGCTTTGCAGGCGCAGGCGTTTGCCTCCAAGGGGGAAGAAGCGAGGAAGGCCGCATTCGAAGCGTTCTTCCAGCTGCATAAACCGATGCGGATTCTGTATATCTTGAATGTGGGACTCGGTATCGCGCTACTGACCGTGCGGGTACGATCCTGGATCCCTGTGAAGGAGTAA
- a CDS encoding dihydroorotase: MALLIKGGQVIDPGRFNGIGDVLIENGKISAVAPTLPTPAGATVIQAAGRLVLPGFVDLHVHFREPGFEYKETIQSGTAAAVAGGFTSVCAMPNTNPVNDNQSITEFMLERAKAAGTARLYPIGAITKGSEGKELAEIGDLRRAGCIAISDDGRPVMNSLVMRRAMEYARAFDIPVVDHCEDLHLSEGGCMNEGLISTELGLPGIPSAAEDVMVARNVSLTELTGARLHLAHISTAGSVRMVREAKSRGLRVTAEACPHHFTLTEEVTRGYNTLAKMNPPLRTWQDVQAIKDGLRDGTIDVIATDHAPHASQEKQQQFTEAPFGIVGLETALPLTLALVEEGVLSLEGAVEKLATAPAKAFSLPAGTLAVGAPADVAIVDPKTQWEVDPARFRSKSRNTPFAGWKVKGQVTTTIVGGRVVFDLERPAPRA; encoded by the coding sequence ATGGCACTGTTGATCAAAGGCGGGCAGGTGATCGATCCGGGACGGTTCAACGGCATCGGTGATGTCCTGATCGAGAACGGCAAAATTTCGGCCGTGGCGCCGACGCTTCCCACGCCGGCCGGAGCGACGGTCATTCAGGCCGCCGGTCGATTGGTCCTTCCCGGCTTTGTGGACCTCCATGTCCATTTCCGCGAGCCGGGCTTCGAGTACAAGGAAACGATTCAATCCGGCACCGCGGCCGCCGTCGCCGGCGGCTTTACGTCCGTTTGCGCCATGCCGAACACCAACCCGGTGAACGACAACCAATCGATTACCGAATTCATGCTCGAACGGGCCAAAGCGGCGGGAACGGCCAGACTGTACCCGATCGGGGCCATCACCAAGGGCTCCGAAGGGAAAGAGCTGGCGGAAATCGGCGACCTGCGTCGGGCGGGCTGTATCGCCATTTCGGACGACGGCCGGCCGGTGATGAACAGTCTGGTCATGCGCCGTGCCATGGAATATGCGCGAGCCTTTGATATCCCCGTGGTCGATCATTGCGAGGATCTGCACCTCTCAGAAGGGGGCTGCATGAATGAGGGGCTGATTTCGACCGAATTGGGGCTGCCCGGCATTCCATCCGCGGCGGAGGATGTGATGGTCGCGCGCAACGTCTCGCTGACCGAGCTGACCGGCGCCCGCCTCCACCTAGCCCACATCAGCACGGCGGGGTCGGTTCGCATGGTCCGGGAAGCCAAATCGCGCGGGCTGCGGGTGACGGCGGAAGCCTGTCCGCACCACTTCACCCTGACCGAGGAGGTCACCCGTGGATACAATACGCTCGCCAAGATGAATCCCCCCCTGCGCACCTGGCAGGATGTGCAGGCCATCAAGGATGGGCTTCGCGACGGGACGATCGACGTCATCGCGACGGACCACGCCCCCCATGCGTCCCAAGAAAAGCAGCAGCAGTTTACCGAGGCGCCGTTCGGAATCGTCGGCTTGGAAACGGCGCTGCCCTTGACCCTGGCCCTCGTGGAGGAGGGAGTCCTGTCGCTGGAAGGGGCGGTGGAGAAACTAGCGACCGCGCCGGCCAAGGCCTTCAGCCTCCCGGCCGGCACCCTGGCGGTCGGTGCGCCCGCGGACGTCGCGATCGTCGATCCCAAGACGCAGTGGGAGGTGGATCCCGCACGCTTCCGTTCGAAGAGCCGCAATACGCCCTTCGCCGGCTGGAAGGTGAAGGGGCAGGTGACCACCACGATTGTAGGCGGACGAGTAGTCTTCGATCTGGAGCGCCCGGCGCCCCGCGCGTAG
- a CDS encoding aspartate carbamoyltransferase catalytic subunit, which translates to MGLKRKDLLSLTLLSPEDINLILETADSFKEVTGREIKKVPALRGKTVVNLFFEPSTRTRTSFELAAKRLSADVINFSPSSSSVVKGETLLDTARNIEAMQADIIVLRHSSAGAAETLARGVKSSVINAGDGWHEHPTQALLDLYTIRTRGMDFAALRVAIVGDVAHSRVARSNIFALTKLGAEVRVVGPPTMIPLHIDQLGVRVYSNLDEALRGVHVIMMLRLQLERQGRALFPTIREYATQYGLTGERVKLAEPGAIVMHPGPINRGVEIAPDVADSLSSVILDQVANGVAVRMGILYLMSGAGN; encoded by the coding sequence GTGGGCCTTAAACGAAAAGATCTCCTCAGCCTCACCCTCCTGTCGCCGGAAGACATCAACCTCATTCTCGAGACCGCGGACTCCTTCAAGGAAGTCACCGGCCGGGAAATCAAGAAGGTGCCGGCCCTGCGGGGCAAGACGGTGGTGAATTTGTTTTTCGAGCCGAGCACGAGAACAAGAACCTCGTTTGAGCTGGCAGCCAAACGCCTCAGCGCCGATGTCATCAATTTTTCTCCTTCGTCCAGCAGCGTGGTCAAGGGCGAAACCCTGCTGGATACCGCCCGCAACATCGAGGCCATGCAGGCGGACATCATCGTACTCCGACATTCCTCCGCCGGCGCGGCGGAAACGCTGGCCCGGGGCGTCAAATCATCCGTCATCAACGCCGGAGACGGCTGGCACGAACACCCCACGCAAGCCCTGCTGGACCTCTATACCATTCGGACCCGGGGGATGGACTTCGCAGCCCTTCGTGTAGCCATCGTGGGGGATGTCGCCCACAGCCGCGTCGCTCGATCGAACATCTTTGCCCTCACAAAGCTCGGCGCCGAAGTGCGAGTCGTGGGACCGCCCACGATGATTCCGCTGCACATCGATCAGCTCGGTGTCCGGGTCTATTCGAACCTGGACGAAGCCTTGCGCGGCGTCCACGTGATCATGATGTTAAGACTGCAGTTGGAACGGCAGGGGCGAGCCCTCTTCCCGACGATTCGCGAATATGCGACGCAGTACGGATTGACCGGCGAGCGGGTCAAGCTGGCGGAACCGGGAGCCATCGTCATGCACCCCGGGCCGATCAACCGCGGCGTCGAAATCGCCCCGGACGTGGCGGACAGCCTGTCATCCGTCATTCTCGATCAAGTCGCCAACGGCGTCGCCGTCCGCATGGGTATCCTGTACCTCATGTCCGGAGCGGGCAACTGA
- the pyrR gene encoding bifunctional pyr operon transcriptional regulator/uracil phosphoribosyltransferase PyrR translates to MPRARQGTMTTDTTQGKPQERIVMDAGDIARAVTRIAHEILERNKGTKDLALVGIRTGGVHLAHRLVRRIHDIEGTQIPIGELDITLYRDDLALRKDQPVLRKTSVPFKISDLKVVLVDDVLFTGRTIRAAMDGLIDLGRPAEIQLAVLVDRGHRQLPIKANYIGKNIPTSRDEAIHVSLEESGEEDRVVIVRG, encoded by the coding sequence ATGCCTCGCGCCAGGCAGGGAACGATGACGACTGACACAACACAGGGCAAACCCCAAGAACGCATCGTGATGGACGCCGGCGACATCGCCCGCGCCGTCACGCGCATCGCCCATGAAATCTTGGAACGCAACAAGGGCACCAAAGATTTGGCTCTCGTCGGCATTCGGACCGGCGGCGTCCATTTGGCACACCGGCTGGTCCGCCGCATTCATGACATAGAAGGCACCCAGATTCCGATCGGCGAACTGGACATCACGCTATACCGGGATGATCTGGCGCTCCGGAAGGATCAGCCGGTGCTGCGCAAGACGTCGGTCCCGTTCAAAATCTCAGACCTGAAGGTCGTGTTGGTCGATGACGTACTCTTTACCGGCCGGACCATCCGCGCCGCCATGGATGGACTGATCGATCTGGGACGACCGGCCGAAATCCAGCTGGCGGTGTTGGTCGACCGCGGCCACCGGCAGCTCCCGATCAAGGCCAATTACATCGGAAAGAACATTCCCACCTCGCGGGATGAGGCGATTCATGTCTCACTCGAAGAGAGCGGAGAAGAAGATCGCGTGGTCATCGTCAGGGGATAA